A genome region from Cyanobacteriota bacterium includes the following:
- a CDS encoding ABC transporter permease produces MTTLYRIATIARRTFWEVIRDRVLYLLCLFVLVMTMAVWLLPEVSTGSEDKIFLDLGIATIEIFSLAIAIFVGTGLINREIEKRTVIVLLAKPISRAEFIVGKHLGLCSVLAVLLVAMTVIYLAFLHWQGITYPVGSILTSLGYTFLMLCLITAVAIMFGTFSSAILGTLITIAIYLIGLLSRDLIAFSKLIPNPTFQRFTQTVYLLLPDLARLNLKNEAVYGVLPDASTLLLNAGYGVLYTILLLSLATLIFSQREF; encoded by the coding sequence ATGACTACCCTTTACCGCATTGCCACGATCGCCCGCCGCACCTTTTGGGAAGTGATTCGCGATCGTGTTCTTTACCTCCTCTGCCTATTTGTCCTCGTGATGACCATGGCAGTATGGTTACTGCCTGAAGTATCCACTGGTTCAGAAGACAAAATCTTTCTTGACTTAGGCATCGCTACAATTGAAATCTTTAGCCTTGCCATTGCCATTTTTGTCGGTACAGGACTCATCAACCGCGAGATTGAAAAACGCACTGTCATCGTGCTGCTAGCAAAGCCCATTAGTCGAGCAGAATTTATCGTTGGCAAACACCTAGGACTTTGTAGCGTGCTTGCAGTGCTCCTGGTTGCCATGACTGTCATCTACCTAGCCTTTTTGCATTGGCAGGGCATCACCTACCCTGTGGGCAGCATCCTTACCTCCCTAGGCTACACCTTTCTTATGCTATGTCTCATCACTGCGGTTGCCATTATGTTTGGTACTTTTTCCAGCGCCATTCTAGGCACCCTGATCACCATAGCAATTTATCTCATTGGTCTGCTCAGCCGCGATTTAATCGCATTTAGCAAGCTGATTCCCAACCCTACCTTTCAGCGCTTCACCCAGACCGTCTATCTACTGCTTCCCGACCTAGCACGACTTAACCTCAAGAATGAGGCAGTATATGGGGTTTTGCCTGACGCTTCCACACTGTTGCTTAATGCAGGTTATGGCGTACTTTACACCATCTTGCTTCTATCCCTAGCCACATTGATTTTCTCTCAGCGAGAGTTTTAA
- a CDS encoding helix-turn-helix transcriptional regulator, with protein MLEYPAPLLLLFTAIAEFGIIVFVGAMALVRYLQGRRSSSIPTGQYDLVLWPQLQTAGIKDWKTLQQLSGLTVDQVNQLRMGHLSQLSLGQLQQVAALLEWTLDDLLDVYGLSAARQENRALRQEGLRLQAALQDQQQTLMTAWRRDTFAQLQPLLTNYPTVQAMIQMKPDLLAKNVISLFTNLDNLLQQWECQPIGTAWAQVAYDPQLHQPDQPDIAPGEPVYVRFVGYTLGNMILCPAKVSRTLPVSAQP; from the coding sequence ATGCTAGAGTATCCAGCCCCGTTGCTATTGCTATTCACAGCCATCGCTGAATTCGGCATCATCGTTTTTGTAGGAGCAATGGCATTGGTACGTTATCTTCAGGGACGGCGATCGTCCTCCATACCGACTGGTCAGTATGATCTTGTTCTGTGGCCTCAACTGCAAACAGCAGGCATTAAGGACTGGAAAACCTTGCAACAATTGTCTGGGCTGACCGTTGACCAAGTGAATCAACTACGGATGGGGCATCTTTCCCAGCTTTCTCTGGGACAGTTACAACAAGTCGCAGCCCTACTGGAATGGACTCTTGACGATCTGCTAGATGTCTATGGTCTGTCTGCTGCCCGTCAAGAGAACCGTGCTTTGCGGCAAGAAGGTTTGCGCCTGCAAGCAGCCCTTCAAGACCAACAACAGACCCTGATGACAGCATGGCGACGGGATACCTTTGCTCAACTTCAACCGCTGCTAACCAACTACCCCACGGTACAAGCGATGATTCAGATGAAACCTGACCTATTGGCAAAAAACGTGATATCACTCTTCACTAACTTGGATAACTTATTGCAACAGTGGGAATGTCAACCGATCGGAACCGCTTGGGCACAGGTAGCCTACGACCCTCAATTACACCAGCCTGACCAACCTGACATCGCTCCTGGAGAACCAGTATATGTGCGGTTTGTTGGGTATACCCTAGGAAATATGATCCTGTGTCCTGCCAAAGTTAGCCGTACCTTGCCTGTCAGTGCTCAACCATGA
- a CDS encoding DUF2997 domain-containing protein, translating to MAEYQRIEYRISKDGQIIETVLDGTGTGCVEMTSAIEAALGRVETQELLPSYYQDHDIDPETTQTIHQG from the coding sequence ATGGCAGAGTATCAACGGATTGAGTACCGGATTAGTAAGGATGGTCAAATCATTGAAACTGTACTAGACGGTACAGGGACGGGCTGTGTGGAGATGACAAGTGCGATTGAAGCAGCTCTAGGCCGTGTGGAAACCCAGGAATTGTTGCCAAGTTACTATCAAGACCACGATATCGATCCAGAAACCACCCAAACGATTCATCAAGGTTAG